The Oryzihumus leptocrescens sequence GGAGCGCTCCGGGCACATCCACGCCGTCGAGGCCAGGTTCGCCGACGACGTCCACCTGCGCCGCACGATCGACAAGATCGTGGGGCGCATCGGACGCCGGGTGGACGAGTCCAGCCCGATGGTCGACGCCCGCCTGGCCGACGGTTCCCGCGTCAACGCGGTCATCGCCCCCATCGCGCTGGACGGCAGCCTGCTGACCATCCGCAAGTTCTCCCCAGACCCGTTCACGGACCAGGACCTCATCGCCTTCGGGACCATGACCCCGCAGGTGCGCGACTTCCTCGAGGCCTGCGTGCGTGGCCGGCGCAACATCGTCATCAGCGGTGGCACGGGATCGGGCAAGACCACGCTGCTCAACGTGATCTCCGGCTTCATCCCCGACGACGAGCGCATCCTGACCATCGAGGACGCCGCCGAGCTCCAGCTGCGCCAGCGCCACGTCCTGCGGATGGAGTCGCGCCCGGCCAACACCGAGGGGCGCGGGCAGGTGAGCATCCGCGACCTCGTGCGCAACGCCCTGCGGATGCGCCCGGACCGCATCGTCGTCGGCGAGGTCCGTGACGGCGCCGCACTGGACATGCTCCAGGCGATGAACACCGGCCACGACGGGTCGATCACCACCGTCCACGCCAACAGCCCGCGAGACAGCCTGTCCCGCCTGGAGACCATGGTGCTCATGGCCGGCGTCGAGCTGCCGGTGCGGGCGATCCGCGACCAGGTGGCCAGCGCGGTCAACCTCATCGTGCAGCAGGCCCGGCTCAAGGACGGGTCGCGCCGGATCACCGCCATCACCGAGGTCGAGGGCATGGAGTCCGACGTCATCACCCTCCAGGACCTGTTCGTCTTCGACTTCGCCGCGGGGATCGACGACTCCGGCCGGTTCCGGGGCGGCCTGGTCAGCACGGGCCTGCGCCCCAAGTTCGCCGGGCACCTGCAGGACCTCGGCGTGGACCTGCACCCGGCGATGTTCGTGCGGGGTCGCGGATGAGCCCCGCCGACCCCGTCTGGCTGGTCTGGGGCCCACCGGCGCTGGTCGGCGGCGCCCTGGCCGCAAGCGTCCTTGCCCTCGGAATGCCGCGCGGCGGCACCGCGACGGACCGTCGCCTGCGCTCCATCGAGCGCTACGTCGAGGGCACCGGACGGGCGATGCCGCAGGACACCGACCGGCCCAGCAGGCTGAGCACGACGCTGACCGACCTGGGCGAGCGCGCGGCGGCCGGGCGTTCGTCGACGGCCCGGACCTCGGCCCTGCTCGAGCGGGCGGACCTGCCGTGGCGCACCGGGGAGTGGGTGGTGCTGCGGGTCGTGGCCGTGATCGTGGGAGTGGCGCTGGGGCTGTTGATGATCCACGGCAGCATCCCGGCGAACCTGATCGGTCTCCTCCTGGGCGGCGGCCTCGGCGCGCTGACCCCGGTGGTGTTACTGCGGGTCAGCGCCAGCCGTCGCGCGCGGAAGTTCGAGAGCCAGCTGCCGGACGTCCTGACCCTGGTCGCCAGCAGCCTGCAGACCGGCTTCTCGCTGCTCCAGGCGCTCGACGCCGTCGCCCAGGACGTGGCCGAGCCCTCGGCCAAGGAGCTCTCGCGCGCCCTGGCGGAGACCCGGATCGGCGCGGACATCGGCGAGAGCCTCGACCGCATGGCCGACCGCATGGACAGCAACAACCTGCGCTGGACGAGCATGGCGATCGGCATCCAGCGCCAGGTCGGGGGCAACCTCGCGGAGACGCTGCGCACGACCGCCACCACGCTGCGCGACCGCGAGTCCCTCCACCGGCACGTCCGCGCCCTCTCGGCCGAGGGACGCCTGTCGGCATACGTGCTCATCGCCATGCCGGTGGGGATCTTCCTGTACATGACCCAGGTGAACCGTCCCTATGTGTCGCTGCTGTGGACCACCCCGCTGGGGCTGGTGCTGTCCGTCGTGGGTCTGGTCATGCTCGCCATCGGCATGGTCTGGATGCGTCACGTGGTCAACGTGGAGGTCTGACCATGCTGCTCTGGGTCGGTGCCGCGTCCCTGGCGACGAGCCTGCTGCTCGTCGTCCTCGCGCTGGGCTCGGGCAGCGCCCCCGTGACCGGCACGGCGCGCAGCCTGGCGCTGATCGAGGGCTCGGTCGCCGCCCACGACGTCGCGCGCGCCGAGCTCGCCGCCACCGACCGGCTGGCGCGACCGTTCCTGGCTGCGATGCGCGCCCTGGCCCTGCGCCTGTCGCCGTCCGGGTCCGCGGCACGCCTGAACCGGTCCCTGGACCGCGCGGGCAACCCCCCGGCATGGAGCCTGCAGCGGCTGCTGGCGGTCAAGGGGGCGGCGTTGCTCGTCGGTTCAGGGGTCGGCCTGCTCTTCGGCGGGATCAGCCTGCGCGGCGTCTTCCTGCTCCTCGTCGGCGGCGCCGTGGGGTTCCACCTGCCCGACCTGCTGCTGCACAACACCGGCCTCCGCCGTCAGGAGGAGCTGCGCAAGGGACTGGCCGACGCCCTCGACATGCTCACCGTCTGTGTGGAGGCCGGTCAGGGCTTCGACGCGGCACTGAGCCAGGTCGCCCGCTCGGTGACCGGCCCGGTGGCCGGGGAGTTCGCCCGGGTGCTGCAGGAGATCCAGATCGGCCGTTCGCGAGGGCAGGCGTTCGCCTCCTTGGGCGAGCGCAGCACCGTGCCGGAGATCAAGACGTTCGTCAGCTCCCTCGTGCAGGCCGACCGGCTCGGCCTGCCGATCGGCGGGGTGCTGCGCCAACAGGCCCAGCAGATGCGTCTGGTGCGTCGGCAGCGCGCCGAGGAGAAGGCGCAGAAGGTGCCGGTGAAGATCCTCTTCCCGATGCTGCTGGGCATCTTCCCGGCGCTGTTCATCGTCATCATCGGCCCCGGCGCGATCCGGATGGTCGCGACATTCAGCGGGTTGCAGCAGTGACCCCACGGCGGAGGCTCACCCGGTCGCAGGCGGTGCGCGCCGCCCGAGGTCGGGTGCGTTCCTGCCGCCGCGAGACCGGTGCCGTCGCGGTCGAGATGGCGCTCGTCCTCCCGCTGCTGCTGTTCATCCTGTGCGGGATCATCGACCTCGGACGAGCGTTCAACACCCAGATCCAGCTCAGCCAGGCCGCCCGCGAGGGTGCGCGGCTCGTGGCCATGCAGTCCCCCTCCGACGTCGTCGCGAGGGTCCAGCAGGCGGCGCCCGGGCTGACCAACCCGGCGCCCACCGTGAGGGTCGACTTCCTCGACGCCTCCAACAACCCGGTGGTGGGGGCAACCGACTGCACCAGCGCGAACGTGGTGAACGCCCGGGTGACCGTCACGGTCGCCTTCAGCTGGATCACCGGGATCTCCGGGCTGGCCCGCCTGTTCGGCCCCGGCACCTTCCCCAACCCCACGCAGGAGAACGCGATCGGAGTGATGCAGTGTTCACGGCTCAACTGAGGGCCCTGCGGGGCGGGCGCCGGGAGGAGTCCGGGGCGATCGCGATGATCCTGGTCCTGCTGCTCACCACCGGCGTCCTCATGGGTGTGGCCGCCCTGAGCATCGACGTGGGGTCGTTGTACGCGCAGCGGCGCCAGGTCCAGAACGGCGCCGACGCCGCCGCCCTCGCCCTGGCGCAGACCTGCGCCCGGGACGCCGCGCGGTGCAACTCCTCGATGGTGCCGTCAATGGCCTCCCTGGCCGGGCTCAACGGCCAGGCGACCCTGGGCGACGTCAGCGCCACCGCGCCATACCCCCAGGGGATCTGCGTGCAGAACCTGCGCACCACCACCGACCTGCCCACGTGCACTGCCCCCACCGGCGCCCTGGTCGACTGCCCCGGGGTGCCGACGGCGATGGCCACCGTGCCCTACCTCGAGGTCCACATGCAGACCCTCATCTCCGGGGGGCACATCCTGCCCCCGATCGTCGCCCAGTCGCTCGGCTACGGAGGTGGCAACGTCGTGGCCTGTGCCCGCGCCGCGATCGCCGTGCCCGGCGCCGGACGGACGACCACCTTCCCCCTGACCATGTCCTACTGCGACTGGAAGAACGCCGTCGGCTGGCTGAGCGCCGACCAACCCGGGACGTTCCAGGCCGCCCCGAAGGGGCCGTGGCCGGGATACGGCGCGAGCAACCCCTGGCCCACGGCCGAGACCACGGTCAACACGGCCAAGGACGACACGGACACGTGCCCCACGTGGAACGGCCACACGGCACCCGGCGGCTTCTCGTGGCTCCAGACGACCACAGGCTGCTCCGCCAACGTCACCGGCGGGTGGGTCATCGGGGTCCCCGGCAACAACTACCTCTGCGACCTGACCGCCTACTACGGCAAGCTCGTCGCGCTGCCCATCTTCGACTGCCTCTCCCTCGCCCCGGTGACCATCACCCCCACCACCGACTGCACCAGCGCCCACGGCACCGCCACCAACTACCACATCGTGGGGTACGCGCCGTTCTACGTCAGCGGCTGGCGCTTCAGCGGCAGCACCCAGAACTCGGTCCGGCCACCGAACCAGGCGCCCAGCTGCCCGGGCACCGGGAACAGCGGACGATGCCTGAGCGGCTGGTTCACGCATGCGGTGCTCAACGACCTCCCGCCGGCCGACCCCGGCGACACCACCCCGGGGTTCGGCGGCTACGTCGTCCTGCCCGCGGGGTAGCCGGCGCCCAGCCGTGCCGCCGCGCCTGGCCGGGCAGGCGTCACGCCGGCCGCCGGGTCACTCCGGCGTGATGCGCAGCAGGACCCGTCGAGCCTCGCCGGAGCGGAGCAGCCGCTCGACCGCCATGACCACGCGGAACTCCAGCCCGTACTTGCTGCGGATGAGGTCCGTCAGGCGGCTCGTGGTCGCCTCGTCGGTGATGATCGCGGCGGTGCCCGTGACCGGGCGGGCGCCGGCGTCGACGCGACCGCGGCGGCTGCAGGGCTGCAGCTCCACGCGGGCGTCGTGGCGCAGCCGCTTGACCTTGCCGCTGCCCTCGGGGGTGGTCACCACCAGTGCGTCACCGTCGCGGGCCACCCACACCGGGGTGGGCACGCCCGCGCCCGAGCGGCGGAAGGTGGTCAGGGAGACGAACCGCTGGTCGCCCAGCCCGGCGAAGGTGGTGTCGGTCGGCATGGGCCGACGTTACCCGCGCACCGGCACGACGGCGCGCGGTCAGACCCCGGCCGTATCGCGGTCGCGCACCTCGGCGACCGGCGCGTCCACGTGCGTCGTCGCCAGGTAGCCGACGACGCCGACGATGAGGACCGCCAGGGCCAGGGTGACCGGGCCGGTGCCCCAGCCCAGGCCCTGCCTCGAGGCCGGCACGCCCATCCAGTCGGCGAAGGACGCCCCCAGGGGGCGGGTCACGATGTAGGCGAACCAGAACGCGCTGACCGCGCCGAGCCCGAGCTTCCAGTGGGCGATCGCGGGAACCGCGATGACGACGGCGAACAGCACGCCGGAGGCCAGGTAGCCCAGGTGCAGCGTCGTGGCCGTCAGGTCGCCCGCGGCAGTGCCCAGCGCGAAGGTCGTCAGCACGGTGGTCCAGTAGAAGAGCTCGCGGCGGCGCGTGGTGATGCTGTGGATGGACAGCGTGCCCTCGGTCCGGCGCCACACGGCGAACACCGCGGCCAGGGTGAGGAGGAACGCCACGGTCGACACGGCATACGGGATGCCGAGGATGACGTGGACGACGTCCGCCGCCATGGTGCCGAAGACGCTGACCATGGCCACGGCCAGCCAGTAGACCCACGGGACGTAGCGGCGCGCGCGCAGCTGCAGCGCGAGCGCGACCGCCAGGCCGACGGCGCCCAGCCCGCCGGCCACGACCGGGTCGAGGTGGTGGGCGAGGAAGTCGGAGGCGGTCTCACCCATGCCGGTGGTGAGCACCTTGGCCACCCAGAACAGGACGGTGACCTCGGGGACGGTGCTCAGGGCGGTGCGGGGCTTCTCGACGGCGGTGGTGGATGTCGACACGGTGCGGGAGTGTGCCGAGACAACCTGAGAGGTTGGTGAACTCGCCGGCCAGGCGGTCGTTCAGGGGAGGTCGAGCTCGAGCCGCCAGATGGGCGTCCCCGGCTCGAGGAGCCAGAGCCGCTGGGCGTTGGCCCGGACCAGCCGGAGCGTGCCCAGGAGCAGGAGGGTGGCCAGGGGCAGCTCGAGCAGGAGGGCGGTGGCGATCGACTCCGGCAGGTCCGCGCGCCTCGCAGTCAGCACGTCGAACCACGCGTCGCAGACGAGCAGCACGCCCGAGGCGAACGACGTGAGGATGAGCAGCTGTCGCCGCAGCAGCGCGAAGACGACCGTGGCGGCGAGCATCGCGGCCAGGAGCAGGTCGAAGCCGGCCCAGGTCAGGTCCCAGTGCCGGGCGTCGTAGCGGTTGGGCAGCACCACGGCGAGGTAGCCGATCCACGGCAGCATGACCATCACCGCAGCGGCCAGCAGCACCACCCGGCTGCGGCCCCGGAGCAGCCCACCGCGCTGAGGGCGTTCCGGCGCGGGCCGGCTCAGCCGCCGGATCAGGTCCAGGCGGTCGGCCGGCGTCATGGTGCGGATCTGCTCGTCGGTCAGTCCTGGCTCGCCGTTCATGGCGCTCCGTCCTGTCGGGGGCATCGCACACCCACCCCAGCCCTCTTCCCCGCGGGCGCAGGTGCCCTCGGGGCGTGGGGCGATGGTACGGACGGCACCTGTGGGCGGCCATCCCGACGGAGTCGCCCCCGTGGCCGGTGCGGTCAGCCGACGTTCCTCGCAGCGGTGCCGGGCACCGGCTCGACCGGCGCCGGCTCGACGGGGTGGGGCACGACCGGTCCCACCTTCCCGGGCGACGGCTCGATCGACTGTGAGGTGACCCGACCCACGCGGTAGTCGCGGGGGTCCACGGCGTGGGTCTCGTCCCCGTCGACGTTCTCGAGCAGCAGCACGGCGAGGTCGTCGGTGAAGCGGCCGCCGGGCACGTGATCGCGCACGGCCCCCAGCACCTTGTCGAGCGCGTCCTCGACGGTCGACGTCCGGAGCAGAGCGGCGAGCGGCAGGACCGGGAGGAACTCGCCGCGCGCGTCCCGGGCCTCGCTGAGCCCGTCGGTGTAGAGCAGCAGGCGGTCGCCGGGGGTCCACGGCACGGTGACGGCCTCGAAGGAGCGGCCGAGGCCGAGCGGCAGGCCGGACGGCAGGTCCACCAGGGTCGACCCGTCGTGACAGGTGATGAGCAGCGGGTGCGGGTGCCCGCAGTTGACGAGCGTGACGTGGCCGCGGTCGGTGACCTGCAGCAGGAGCGCGGTGACGAACTCCTCGTCGTCCAGGAACGGGTCGATGTAGGCGCTCATCTCGGCGGCGACGGTGGCCAGGTCCCCCCCGCCGGCGGCGGACTGGCGGAACGCGCGGATGACCCGCGCCGCCTGCTCGACGGCACTCACCCCCTTGCCGCGGACGTCCCCCACGATGAAGCAGACGCGGTGGTCGGAGTGGAACCAGTCGTACAGGTCGCCACCGACCAGCGCGTCCTCCGCGGCAGACAGGTATCGCGCGCCCGCCGCCACCGACCCCACGTGCGTGGGGACCAGGGGCAGCATGGCGCGCTGGGCCACCTCGGCGATGCGCACCATCCGGTCCAGCTGCGCCTCCCGACGGACCCGCACCACGGCCAGGGCGACCGCCGCCAGGCTGACCAGGCCGACGTCGGCGACCCGCAGCCACATCTGCGCCGTGCCCCACGTGCCGTTCCGCACGCTGGTCAGCCCCACGAGCCCGACCGCGACCACCCCGAAGCCGGCCGTGGGCAGCGGCTCCAGCACGGCGCAGGCGATGAGGGGGCCGAGGGCGAACAGGATCGCCGGGACGAAGGCGGGCTTCCCGGCCGAGAGCTCCGCGACGAGGACAACGAAGAACCACAGCGCCGCGAGCCCGGCGCCGACCAGCTGACCTCGACGGTCGCCCTTCATCACCACATCCTCACCCTTTCGGCGCCGTACGTCCTCATCCCCCAGGGTGGGAGTCTCCACCCGAACGGCCCTTCCGGTGCCCGGACGCGCGGTGTTGCGCCGTCAGTGGTGCTGCGCCGTAACGCAGCACGACGGACGTCGTTGCCCGGGTAGCCGTTCGCAGGAGCACCCGTCGCACGATCCGCCGCCGAACCCGTGGAGCCCGACATGTCCCGCACGCTCGCCGTCGTCCTCGCCGCCGCTGCCGTCCTGGGCGGCACCGTGGCCTCCGCCCTTCCCTCGACCGCGGCGACCGGCCCGCTGCGCTACGTCGCCCTGGGTGACTCCTACAGCGCGGCGTCGGGCGTGCTGCCGCCCGACCCCACCGCCCCGCCGGCATGCCTGCGCTCGACGAGGAACTACCCGCACGTCATCGCCGGCGCGACCCACGCCCAGCTCACCGACGTCACCTGCGGCGCCGCCCAGACCAAGGACTACGCCGGCGCGCAGTACCCGGGGGTCACGCCCCAGCTGGACGCGGTCCGCCCGGACACCCAGCTGGTCACCATGACCATCGGCGGCAACGACAACAACACGTTCATCAACGCCATCACCCGCTGCGGGGCCGCCGGCGTCTCGACGCTGGGCACGGGCAGCCCGTGCCGGGACCGCTACGGCTCCTCGTTCGTCGACGACATCCGCACCAGCACCTACCCCGCCCTCGTCCGGGCGCTGTCGGCCGTGCGGGCGAAGGCGCCCGGGGCGCGGGTCGCGATCCTGGGCTACCCGTGGATCCTGCCCGAGCGTCAGGGCTGCTTCGACCGGATGCCGATCGCCACCGGTGACGTGCCCTACCTGCGCGGGATCGAGGCGACCCTGAACGACGCCGTACGACGCGCGGCGGCGGCCACGGGCGCGACCTACGTCGACCTGAGCGCGGTCTCCGAGGGCCACGACGCCTGCCAGGCCATCGGGGTGCGCTGGGTGGAGCCCGTCCTCCAGGGCACCAACCCGGTCATCGTGCACCCCAACGCCCTGGGCGAGTCCCGGATGGCGACGCAGACGATGGGGGTGCTCGGGCTGGGCTGACCGGCGCCGCCGGCCCAGGGCGCAGACCGCCGACACGTTCACCCGCGGTGGGTGATGCCGCCGGCGCGCGCGGCCTGCATCGTGGGGTCGGTGAGCTCCCCCGCCGCGCAGGTCGACCCGCTGGAGCACTTCCGCAGCCGTCGCTACCTCGGGCTGCTCGTCCTGGCCGCGGTGCTGGGCGCACCGATCGCGGCGCTGGCCTACGCCTTCCTCAGCCTGACGTCGTCCCTCCAGCGGTGGGTGTTCACTGACCTGCCGAGCGCGCTCGGCATCGACCCCTCCGCACTGTGGTGGCCCCTGGTCCCGGTCCCCCTGGCCGGCCTGGTGGTGGGCCTGGCCATCCGCTACCTGCCCGGGAAGGGCGGGGAGTCACCGGCCGACGGGATGCACACCGGTGGGGTGGCGCGGCCGGCGGCGCTGCCGGGCATCGCGATCGCCGCGATCGCGAGCGTCGGCCTGGGAGCGGTGGTCGGCCCCGAGGCCCCGCTGATCGCCCTGGGGGGCGGCCTGTCCTACCTCGCGGTGTGGTTGCGCCGGCGCGACCTGCCGACGCAGGAGGGCGCGGTCATTGCCGTCATCGGCAGCTTCGCCGCGGTGAGCACCCTGCTCGGCTCACCCCTGACGGGGGCGTTCCTGCTCATGGAGGCGGCAGGACTCGGCGGCGTGACCGCCTCGCTGGTCCTGGTGCCCGGGCTGCTCGGCGCCGGCGTGGGCGCCCTCATCTTCGTCGGCCTGGGCTCGCTGACCGGGCACGGCACCTTCTCCCTGGCCATCCCCGACATCCCCGGCACATCGGCACCCACCGCCGCCGAGCTCGTGTGGGCCGTCGCGGTGGGCCTCGTGGCCGCCCCGTGCTGCCTCGCGATCCGCTGGCTGGCACTCCGGGTCCGCGCCCTCGTCTTCCCACGGGTCGTCCTGCTCACCCCGGTGGCCGGCTTCGCCGTCGCCGCGCTGGCCGTCCTCTTCGCGTGGTCCACCGGCAAGCCGGCCAGCGACGTGCTCTTCTCCGGCCAGACCGCCCTGCCCCAGCTCGTGGACGACAACGCGGCCTACGCGGTGGGGGCCCTGCTCCTGCTGATCGCGTGCAAGGGGCTGGCGTACGTCGTGTCGCTGGGCAGCTTCCGCGGCGGCCCCACCTTCCCGGCCATGTTCATCGGTGCAGCGGTCGGTATCGCGCTCTCCCACCTTCCGGGTCTGGCCGCAATACCGGGGGTGGCCATCGGGATCGGCGCGTTCACCGCCGGGATGCTGCGCCTGCCCCTCACGTCCGTGCTGCTCACCAGCCTGTTCCTCGGGCAGGACGGCATCACCCTCATGCCGCTGACCATCATCGCCGTGGTGGTGTCGTACGTGCTGACCCAGCGGCTCACCCCCGCCCCCCGGCCGAGTGCGACGGCCGACGCCGCGACCACCCGAAGGTGACCGGCGGGCCTGCGACTCAGCTCAGCCCTCGGCGAGATCCTGCATCGCCTTGGCGAGGCGACGTTGCCGGGTCTCCGTCGTCTTCGCGCTCTCGAGCTGCTGCACCACCGCCTTGCGCCGGCTGGGCGAGAGGGAGTCGAACGCCTGCCGCGCTGGGCTGTCGGCCCCCA is a genomic window containing:
- a CDS encoding CpaF family protein — protein: MNLAARLEQSRPTHPTPAGPGAPAGAAHQHVVPLPVRDPFAGVKAGVHRGLLESLGPKLYDPHLEQAELDVLVRHTLQAVLDAEQTPLSAADRTRIAQEVTDEILGHGPLEPLLRDGEITEIMVNGPESIFVERSGHIHAVEARFADDVHLRRTIDKIVGRIGRRVDESSPMVDARLADGSRVNAVIAPIALDGSLLTIRKFSPDPFTDQDLIAFGTMTPQVRDFLEACVRGRRNIVISGGTGSGKTTLLNVISGFIPDDERILTIEDAAELQLRQRHVLRMESRPANTEGRGQVSIRDLVRNALRMRPDRIVVGEVRDGAALDMLQAMNTGHDGSITTVHANSPRDSLSRLETMVLMAGVELPVRAIRDQVASAVNLIVQQARLKDGSRRITAITEVEGMESDVITLQDLFVFDFAAGIDDSGRFRGGLVSTGLRPKFAGHLQDLGVDLHPAMFVRGRG
- a CDS encoding type II secretion system F family protein; its protein translation is MSPADPVWLVWGPPALVGGALAASVLALGMPRGGTATDRRLRSIERYVEGTGRAMPQDTDRPSRLSTTLTDLGERAAAGRSSTARTSALLERADLPWRTGEWVVLRVVAVIVGVALGLLMIHGSIPANLIGLLLGGGLGALTPVVLLRVSASRRARKFESQLPDVLTLVASSLQTGFSLLQALDAVAQDVAEPSAKELSRALAETRIGADIGESLDRMADRMDSNNLRWTSMAIGIQRQVGGNLAETLRTTATTLRDRESLHRHVRALSAEGRLSAYVLIAMPVGIFLYMTQVNRPYVSLLWTTPLGLVLSVVGLVMLAIGMVWMRHVVNVEV
- a CDS encoding type II secretion system F family protein; its protein translation is MLLWVGAASLATSLLLVVLALGSGSAPVTGTARSLALIEGSVAAHDVARAELAATDRLARPFLAAMRALALRLSPSGSAARLNRSLDRAGNPPAWSLQRLLAVKGAALLVGSGVGLLFGGISLRGVFLLLVGGAVGFHLPDLLLHNTGLRRQEELRKGLADALDMLTVCVEAGQGFDAALSQVARSVTGPVAGEFARVLQEIQIGRSRGQAFASLGERSTVPEIKTFVSSLVQADRLGLPIGGVLRQQAQQMRLVRRQRAEEKAQKVPVKILFPMLLGIFPALFIVIIGPGAIRMVATFSGLQQ
- a CDS encoding TadE/TadG family type IV pilus assembly protein translates to MRSCRRETGAVAVEMALVLPLLLFILCGIIDLGRAFNTQIQLSQAAREGARLVAMQSPSDVVARVQQAAPGLTNPAPTVRVDFLDASNNPVVGATDCTSANVVNARVTVTVAFSWITGISGLARLFGPGTFPNPTQENAIGVMQCSRLN
- a CDS encoding pilus assembly protein TadG-related protein, which gives rise to MFTAQLRALRGGRREESGAIAMILVLLLTTGVLMGVAALSIDVGSLYAQRRQVQNGADAAALALAQTCARDAARCNSSMVPSMASLAGLNGQATLGDVSATAPYPQGICVQNLRTTTDLPTCTAPTGALVDCPGVPTAMATVPYLEVHMQTLISGGHILPPIVAQSLGYGGGNVVACARAAIAVPGAGRTTTFPLTMSYCDWKNAVGWLSADQPGTFQAAPKGPWPGYGASNPWPTAETTVNTAKDDTDTCPTWNGHTAPGGFSWLQTTTGCSANVTGGWVIGVPGNNYLCDLTAYYGKLVALPIFDCLSLAPVTITPTTDCTSAHGTATNYHIVGYAPFYVSGWRFSGSTQNSVRPPNQAPSCPGTGNSGRCLSGWFTHAVLNDLPPADPGDTTPGFGGYVVLPAG
- a CDS encoding PPOX class F420-dependent oxidoreductase translates to MPTDTTFAGLGDQRFVSLTTFRRSGAGVPTPVWVARDGDALVVTTPEGSGKVKRLRHDARVELQPCSRRGRVDAGARPVTGTAAIITDEATTSRLTDLIRSKYGLEFRVVMAVERLLRSGEARRVLLRITPE
- a CDS encoding PP2C family protein-serine/threonine phosphatase — its product is MKGDRRGQLVGAGLAALWFFVVLVAELSAGKPAFVPAILFALGPLIACAVLEPLPTAGFGVVAVGLVGLTSVRNGTWGTAQMWLRVADVGLVSLAAVALAVVRVRREAQLDRMVRIAEVAQRAMLPLVPTHVGSVAAGARYLSAAEDALVGGDLYDWFHSDHRVCFIVGDVRGKGVSAVEQAARVIRAFRQSAAGGGDLATVAAEMSAYIDPFLDDEEFVTALLLQVTDRGHVTLVNCGHPHPLLITCHDGSTLVDLPSGLPLGLGRSFEAVTVPWTPGDRLLLYTDGLSEARDARGEFLPVLPLAALLRTSTVEDALDKVLGAVRDHVPGGRFTDDLAVLLLENVDGDETHAVDPRDYRVGRVTSQSIEPSPGKVGPVVPHPVEPAPVEPVPGTAARNVG
- a CDS encoding SGNH/GDSL hydrolase family protein, whose translation is MSRTLAVVLAAAAVLGGTVASALPSTAATGPLRYVALGDSYSAASGVLPPDPTAPPACLRSTRNYPHVIAGATHAQLTDVTCGAAQTKDYAGAQYPGVTPQLDAVRPDTQLVTMTIGGNDNNTFINAITRCGAAGVSTLGTGSPCRDRYGSSFVDDIRTSTYPALVRALSAVRAKAPGARVAILGYPWILPERQGCFDRMPIATGDVPYLRGIEATLNDAVRRAAAATGATYVDLSAVSEGHDACQAIGVRWVEPVLQGTNPVIVHPNALGESRMATQTMGVLGLG
- a CDS encoding chloride channel protein: MSSPAAQVDPLEHFRSRRYLGLLVLAAVLGAPIAALAYAFLSLTSSLQRWVFTDLPSALGIDPSALWWPLVPVPLAGLVVGLAIRYLPGKGGESPADGMHTGGVARPAALPGIAIAAIASVGLGAVVGPEAPLIALGGGLSYLAVWLRRRDLPTQEGAVIAVIGSFAAVSTLLGSPLTGAFLLMEAAGLGGVTASLVLVPGLLGAGVGALIFVGLGSLTGHGTFSLAIPDIPGTSAPTAAELVWAVAVGLVAAPCCLAIRWLALRVRALVFPRVVLLTPVAGFAVAALAVLFAWSTGKPASDVLFSGQTALPQLVDDNAAYAVGALLLLIACKGLAYVVSLGSFRGGPTFPAMFIGAAVGIALSHLPGLAAIPGVAIGIGAFTAGMLRLPLTSVLLTSLFLGQDGITLMPLTIIAVVVSYVLTQRLTPAPRPSATADAATTRR